The following coding sequences are from one Paenibacillus sp. FSL R5-0912 window:
- the gyrA gene encoding DNA gyrase subunit A, whose translation MSSLSEQFLPAFLEEVVGDRFGRYSKYIIQDRAIPDVRDGLKPVQRRILYAMYDSGNTPDKPYRKSAKTVGDVMGNYHPHGDSSIYDGMVRMAQPWKMGHVLVDGHGNWGSMDDDPAAAMRYTEARLSPIALEMMRDIEKRTVLFKDNFDNTAKEPVVVPSRYPNLLVNGTSGISAGFATEIPPHNLREVIDACIAVMQKPDIALEDIMTFIKGPDFPTGGTIMGGDGIMDAYRTGKGRIYLRSKTEIENLRGGKQQIVITEVPFQIVKSRLVTSMENIRLEKKIEGIAEVRDESGREGLRIVVELKKEADANGILAYLLKKTDLQITYNFNMVAIVNKAPQQLGLKSILEAYIAHQREVVTHRTQFDLERAEDRAHVLEGLVKALNILDEVIAAIKASKNRQDAQNNLVWMFGFSERQADSILTLQLYRLTNLEIHSLQKELDEMHAKIAVLQGILDSDKKLVAVIRKELLEIRDKYGIDRRSLIQGEVEELKVSMEVLVNAEDVLVAISEGGYIKRTGMPSFTRSGGERHASGVKDGDHIVRLLDLNTRDSLLVFTRKGQYFLLPVHQIPEFKWKEPGTAIVNVIGLAKGDGIVSVLPVGNLEDPLASLVFVTRKGQVKRTELKEYSTSRSGAVAACKVADGDEIITVALSSGDKDIVLVTREGMSIRFRESEVNPMGRVATGVRGIQLREGDEVVSSFWVSEDEGEILAVTEIGYAKRSLLLDYPSQSRGGKGMPTFEFKEGKRVRPNGSRLVGAFYCKEPVELTAITQSGAVHTFSSESAPIGERRSIGKQLVAVEKKDEIISLYPAVK comes from the coding sequence ATGAGCAGTTTATCAGAGCAATTTTTGCCGGCTTTTCTGGAAGAGGTCGTTGGTGACCGATTTGGCCGGTATTCCAAATATATCATTCAGGACCGGGCGATTCCGGACGTCCGCGACGGGCTGAAGCCCGTGCAGCGCCGGATTCTGTACGCGATGTACGATTCGGGCAACACGCCGGATAAGCCATACCGCAAGTCGGCCAAAACAGTCGGTGACGTCATGGGTAACTACCATCCCCATGGAGATTCCTCGATCTACGACGGGATGGTCCGGATGGCTCAGCCCTGGAAGATGGGACATGTGCTTGTCGACGGACACGGCAACTGGGGTTCAATGGATGATGACCCTGCAGCAGCTATGCGTTATACAGAAGCGCGCCTGTCTCCAATCGCTTTGGAGATGATGCGTGATATTGAAAAACGCACCGTGCTTTTCAAAGACAATTTCGATAATACGGCAAAGGAGCCGGTCGTGGTTCCATCCCGGTATCCGAATCTGCTTGTCAACGGGACGAGCGGGATCTCTGCCGGGTTCGCCACGGAAATTCCGCCGCATAACCTGCGTGAAGTCATCGATGCCTGTATCGCTGTCATGCAGAAGCCGGACATCGCGCTGGAGGACATCATGACCTTCATCAAAGGTCCAGACTTCCCTACGGGCGGAACGATTATGGGCGGCGATGGCATTATGGATGCGTACCGTACTGGTAAAGGCCGCATCTACCTGCGTTCGAAGACGGAGATTGAGAACCTGCGCGGCGGCAAGCAGCAGATTGTTATTACCGAAGTGCCTTTCCAGATTGTGAAGTCACGGCTCGTGACCTCCATGGAGAACATCCGCCTGGAGAAGAAGATCGAAGGCATTGCCGAAGTCCGCGACGAGAGTGGCCGTGAGGGTCTGCGGATTGTGGTTGAGCTGAAGAAGGAAGCCGATGCGAATGGTATTCTGGCCTACCTGCTCAAAAAAACCGATCTGCAGATCACCTATAACTTCAACATGGTGGCCATCGTTAACAAGGCTCCGCAGCAGCTCGGCCTGAAGTCGATCCTTGAAGCCTATATCGCCCATCAGCGTGAAGTGGTTACCCACCGCACCCAGTTTGATCTGGAGCGTGCAGAGGACCGGGCCCATGTCCTGGAAGGGCTGGTTAAAGCTCTGAACATTCTGGATGAAGTCATCGCCGCAATCAAGGCATCGAAGAATCGCCAGGATGCCCAGAATAATCTCGTGTGGATGTTCGGCTTCAGCGAACGCCAGGCCGATTCGATCCTTACCTTGCAGTTATACCGGTTAACCAATCTGGAGATTCATTCGCTCCAGAAGGAGCTTGATGAGATGCATGCCAAGATTGCTGTCCTGCAGGGCATTCTGGACAGTGACAAGAAGCTGGTGGCCGTCATCCGCAAAGAACTGCTCGAGATCCGTGATAAATACGGGATCGACCGCCGTTCACTGATTCAGGGTGAAGTGGAGGAATTGAAGGTCAGCATGGAGGTTCTCGTGAATGCCGAGGATGTGCTGGTCGCCATTTCTGAGGGTGGCTATATCAAGCGGACAGGCATGCCATCCTTCACCCGTTCAGGCGGAGAGCGCCACGCATCGGGTGTCAAGGACGGCGACCATATCGTCAGGCTGTTGGACCTGAATACCCGGGACAGCCTGCTTGTGTTCACCCGCAAGGGCCAATACTTCCTGCTTCCGGTTCATCAGATACCGGAATTCAAATGGAAGGAGCCTGGTACGGCGATTGTGAACGTGATCGGTCTCGCCAAGGGTGATGGCATTGTCAGTGTGCTGCCGGTCGGCAACCTGGAGGACCCGCTGGCAAGTCTGGTCTTCGTCACCCGTAAGGGGCAGGTGAAGCGTACAGAGCTCAAGGAGTACTCTACAAGCCGTTCCGGAGCCGTAGCCGCCTGTAAGGTAGCTGACGGTGATGAGATCATTACAGTGGCGCTGAGCAGCGGAGACAAGGACATCGTGCTTGTGACCCGTGAAGGGATGAGTATCCGCTTCCGGGAGAGTGAAGTTAACCCTATGGGCCGTGTGGCCACAGGGGTAAGAGGGATTCAGTTGCGAGAAGGCGACGAGGTCGTCTCCAGCTTCTGGGTCAGTGAGGACGAAGGGGAGATTCTTGCGGTTACCGAGATTGGCTATGCCAAACGCTCTCTATTGCTGGATTACCCTTCACAGAGCCGCGGAGGCAAAGGGATGCCGACATTCGAGTTCAAAGAAGGCAAACGGGTTCGCCCGAACGGCAGCAGACTTGTGGGGGCCTTCTACTGCAAAGAGCCGGTGGAGCTGACCGCTATCACCCAGAGCGGTGCGGTTCATACCTTCTCCTCCGAATCGGCACCGATTGGTGAGCGCCGTTCCATCGGCAAGCAGCTGGTTGCTGTCGAGAAGAAGGATGAGATCATCAGCCTGTACCCGGCAGTCAAATAG